In the genome of Harmonia axyridis chromosome 4, icHarAxyr1.1, whole genome shotgun sequence, the window ACGTTTGGTGCAAGTagcttttgtaccgcatgggtgggtcagcagatgagatctgcaggctctgtggaaaggatgtagaaacagctgaacacatatTGTGCAAATCTCCAGGGATGACTGGCCTAAGAAGCACTCACATGGTAAAATCAGTTCTGTATACACACGAAGTAAAAGCctaggctcctaaggatgtcgtcggtttcgttaaccgtatcgacgTTCTCCCTGTATATGTGTGAATagatagggttaagaacaaaatatcaatttggtCCTAGTTTTCGCAGCGACccctattcagtgaataataataatgaaatctagACCACAGAGAGCTTCTGAGCCAATGAAAGTACCTAGTTAGTGCATATTTTCTGgtaagtgtgttggcctcttcagtTCCTGCAATTCTCGAGTGATCATCAGGAACCCGGACTAATACgtaagggcgtagatctttttttttactcatatctataaggtgagaaaaagaagtttgataacgaagtttgacccaaattactcgaaatatttttcattaccaGGTCTGCAAGGgtgcccaaaaatatcaaaagaaaaaaatattggagcaccaaacgaaataattcaaaagatcaAAACTcggttttcatttatatatacgCCTCGCAATGAgcgatgccgaggaatctggaaatatttaaaatattgctagccttccctagaTTTTGCGTACTAGGCCCAAAATATTTACAAGATCAATAAAACTTTAAGGcaagaaataatttaaatatgttcaagcgtgccgtaatctagtcataaatatTTCTGTCGGGCGTCGGCatgttcaaaggtgccgcattcagATCATACGGTCGCACATTGGCATGTGTGCTTACCCCTATTTTTGCGAAttttttgcgcttcatcaaGCTTGTCGATATTTCGTTGACAAACGGTACCATATATTTTTGTGTGTAGTGCggcttctttttctttgatacaaATTTTTAACGATTGGTTTTTTAGATCTTTAGGAAACTATTTACTATTACTACCCTATTTTTTGACTAGGAATCGCTTCCccaattttttcgcaactattcatatacaccctgtataaatttgtgtattattttaaaactttaACGAAAATTTATGACtcaaattatgaacaaaaaaatactataagaaaatttagtagatgaaaaaatattttcgaaaatgtggGGCGCTGTCTAATAAAGGTATTGCCACAGGTGCCTTTacaattaaatttcaatttgaatgaaaaataagtgGTGAAAGGCATCCCAATcaatttttctatgcgaattattcagttcagttcttcgataactacaatattgaaattttgtgacgagaatgatacagaaaaccgaaaacaacgggtaagtgtagaCCGATGACAAATTCATATGGGAAATAAGAGGCCGAGAAAgtggatagataaaggaaaataataaacctcgaacattttgaattttgaagagaaataaaataattattggttcatcttatggaaaaattttggttCTTCGTTTTTGCAATAATTCGCGATATGGTAATTTGGAAATCTggggggggggtaattacccccagtaccccccatttTTACGCCCTTGATCCGAGTTaatttttctatgcgaattactcagttcagttcttcgataactacagtaaatgaaaaaatatccttGAATCTTCAGTTTTAGGAACAAATTCAGGCTCATTTATAAAATGAATCCATGCCGCTCTCCTGCTTTCATTTTTTGGAAACctagaccaaaaaaaattaaatcatgaaaataaaatacttacactaataattgataattatttttcctttgatgtcctataatcaatattcatttacagAATAACGCAACTAGCTAATAATATGATGAGAATGAAGAGATAACAAACCTGAAAAATGTAATAACAAGAAACCCTTGTCTTATCTTATGATACGCCTATGGGTTTTGTTGGTTAACTTTGACAGCACGAAACGCTAAAGTTGACTGAAAATTGAATCGTGGAAGGTAACTAATGGCGGATTTCCGTTCACCAGTTTTTACAAAGGAATAGCGCTTTATGCTACTTCCTggtattctatgttctaaggtaatgATCTCCGATGCCATAGTCGTGTACTTTCTCATAGCTTCAAAGATACAAACACAGGCTAACCGATGTATTCTATCTTCTATTTGTtataaattttccataaaccTCTCCATCAGCACCATGTCTAATACATTTATCACTGCCATCTACTCCTTTTAGCTTCTGGGCCTAACTGCAATAACATTTATGTGTTGCGTATTACTGGTACTGAAAAAAGTGTAGCATATTTTCTTATTACAGCTGCCGAATACATCAGGCAATCAGGAAAACCCAGAAAGAGAGCAAAATGACCCGATGGAGCCATCGGATAGTATGGAGTTTGTAGCAGGTCAAAAACGCACCAGACAGCTCACCAAAATTAAATCCGAACAAAATGCCTTCAGGGCTAAAAAGCGCCATCTTGCATCAACATCTACAAGTTCCCAAAAAAAGAAGCTTGACGCTTCTCCAGATGAAAGTGTAGACAAGGCTTTGGATATGTCAACTTCAACAGCAAGCCACAGCGCGACATTAGACGATTGTTACCATTTCGGTAACTTGGTTGCATCAAAATTGCGCCTTTATAACGATGATGTTCGATGTGCCATTGAAagggacattttaaatattttcattggagCTAACAGCGGTTATTATAACAGCGAAGTGAACATTTTACCGATCCATGTATACGAAAACCCACCTACTTCCCATGGCTCCTCTTTATTCAGCTCTTCTCCTCAACCTCCTTCCCCGCTTCAACGTCAAACTCAACTTCATCAATCTACGCAACAATATCTATCCCCAAATGACTATGGTGAAGAATCTGAGGATCTAAAGCAGGAGCCACTAGAGTTTCCCAGTACTTCAGATAACTAAAATTATCCTCAACGTTTAGTCCAATAATTGTACAgagataatatttttaaatataatgAATTCATCTTACCTGAATGAAGTCTTTCAATACTTCAATACCTTATCCCCGAACACTTATAGTAGGTAGCTCATTTGGAAATTTTAAATTAGGGCTAAAGTAAAAACGCCAATTTCTAAAAGCGTCAATAAGTTAGCTAGTAAGTCTTTTCTAATAGGATTTGTTTCTCGAAATGTGGTATCTTGTTCAGCAAGCATTAGCCCAGTTGTGACTTCAAAATGACCTCAAAATCAATTGGATGCATTCCAGTGAAGTTCTtatagggtttttcaatataagGTTTCCGCTATCCGGGCTGCTAtcatttttgaagctgtcatcttttgacatttgacaagtgcaAACTATGCCTTCACAGAAAAGTGTGAATCGGCTAAGCTTTATCGATCTTTTTCCAATTGCAATTCAGACAGCGTAAAATGTAATTGAGAAgagcaaattgaatttcagaagaaagtAATTAAGTATTGGAATTTGTCGTTTAGAATAGggaatttgaaattcagaaaatagttttttgttttactaggcagggaagtagtagattgactgccgcggctgatagttcataggaattcagccaaggcagtcaatcttgctgccgagttgaacatttAGTATTTTCTTTGATTCTATTTATAATGATAGGTTAGGTAGGATATTTCCTTTTTGAACTTTGATTTTTTGACGTACCTACAATGAGAAAAGGTGTAGTACAATCGCAGACTATGACTACTAGCAATTCCTAAGTACTACCTTTTGATTATTTATAACTAGATacggtagagcggtgtgactttgctAACGGAGGTGACTTTGCCAAACTGACTAATATTTTGAGTTTTACTTTGTTTTCATAAAGTTGGCTTACAGAAATCACGAATCGGAACCCACATGTTGCAACCGTCGCAGTCGTCTGGCGTACTTTGAATGGTGTGCTACGGTATGTTTTGTGAGCGGGTAATTTTTAACGTGGGTATATATGGGAAGTACTAAGAGTTGTGCAGAAAATATGGCGAACGGTACATCGAAATATATTTAGCAGCTTGCTTTACATTCATTAAACGTCACGTTAAaagaaaactgaaaacatttggttgagtggatttcgacatttcgggaaatttttctattgtagCCCTTTGGTGGGAGACAATGCCACATACCAAATTTGTTTCA includes:
- the LOC123679168 gene encoding uncharacterized protein LOC123679168 codes for the protein MKWLEDETINFIEIYRKYDLLWDPQHRDYFHKLKKNDAWEEIAEKINKPVDECRKKMEYLLAAMRREKMKMGRVARASIRKGVNEVYRSSWFAFQSMMFLWDKNKPKAQQVSLPNTSGNQENPEREQNDPMEPSDSMEFVAGQKRTRQLTKIKSEQNAFRAKKRHLASTSTSSQKKKLDASPDESVDKALDMSTSTASHSATLDDCYHFGNLVASKLRLYNDDVRCAIERDILNIFIGANSGYYNSEVNILPIHVYENPPTSHGSSLFSSSPQPPSPLQRQTQLHQSTQQYLSPNDYGEESEDLKQEPLEFPSTSDN